In the Streptomyces spororaveus genome, AGTTGTCCTGCCAAGGGCATGGCTGGTTGGCTACGTTCGGGAGGGATAACCGCTGAAAGCATCTAAGCGGGAAGCCTGCTTCAAGATGAGTATTCCCACCTCCTTGAGAGGGTAAGGCTCCCAGTAGACGACTGGGTTGATAGGCCAGATGTGGAAGCCCGGTAACGGGTGAAGCTGACTGGTACTAATAGGCCGAGGGCTTGTCCTCAGTTGCTCGCGTCCACTGTGTTAGTTCTGAAATAACGAACAGCTGTGTCCATGCCAGCGTGTTCAAATTTCATAGTGTTTCGGTGGTCATAGCGTTAGGGAAACGCCCGGTTACATTCCGAACCCGGAAGCTAAGCCTTTCAGCGCCGATGGTACTGCAGGGGGGACCCTGTGGGAGAGTAGGACGCCGCCGAACAATCATTGTGGGAAAGCCCCGCACCTTATGGTGCGGGGCTTTTCTGCGTTCACGGTCGGAATGCGGAGCCGGAAACCGGATGAGCCGGCTGCGGCCCCGTGATTAAGATCCCGAGCATGAGCGATGACTACGTGATCAGGGCTGTACGGGGCGACGAGTGGGAGAAGGTCAAGGAGCTGCGATTGGTGGCGCTCCGCGATCCGGCTGCGGCCGTGGCCTTTCTGGAGACCGAGGAAGGTGCCCTGGCGCAGGCCGATGAGTTCTGGCAGCAGCGTGCCGCGGGTGCCGCCGAAGGGCGGGGTGCCCGGCAGTTCGTCGCCGAGGCCGGTGACGGGCGGTGGGTCGGGTCCGTGACCCTGCTCATCGAGGCGCAGGGCGGCACCGACTACTTCGGTGAGGCCATCGAGCAGCAGCAAGGCCACATGGTCGGGGTGTTCGTACGGCCCGAGCAGCGGGGAAGCGGGCTCGTGGAGAGGCTGTTCGACGCCGCGCTGGACTGGGCCTGGTCGCTGGAGGAGCCGGCGACTGAGCGGGTGCGGCTGTTCGTGCACGAGGACAACCAGCGGGCGGAGAGCTTCTACCGGCGCTACGGGTTCGAGGCCAGCGGACTGCTGATACCGCTGGAGACGGGTGCCAAGGAGCGGGAGTACGTCTACTCGCGGCCGGCTGAGCCCGCTGCGTCCGTCTGAGGACGGAGGAGGACACTCCGGTCGAGGAGCGGTTCCTGTCGGTCGAGTGCCGTTGCCGATGAGACCGCTCTGACGGCTTTCGGCCAGCCGGTGTCCC is a window encoding:
- a CDS encoding GNAT family N-acetyltransferase, whose product is MSDDYVIRAVRGDEWEKVKELRLVALRDPAAAVAFLETEEGALAQADEFWQQRAAGAAEGRGARQFVAEAGDGRWVGSVTLLIEAQGGTDYFGEAIEQQQGHMVGVFVRPEQRGSGLVERLFDAALDWAWSLEEPATERVRLFVHEDNQRAESFYRRYGFEASGLLIPLETGAKEREYVYSRPAEPAASV